A portion of the Manihot esculenta cultivar AM560-2 chromosome 2, M.esculenta_v8, whole genome shotgun sequence genome contains these proteins:
- the LOC110609095 gene encoding endoglucanase 6, translating to MEKRCALFSMAPLFLFLCLPFAFAGHDYGQALSKSILFFEAQRSGYLPHDQRVTWRANSGLNDGKTSGVDLVGGYYDAGDNVKFGLPMAFTITMMSWSIIEYGKQMAASGELGHAMAAVKWGTDYLIKAHPEPYVLYGEVGDGNSDHYCWQRPEDMTTDRRAYRIDPSNPGSDLAGETAAAMAAASIVFRRSNPAYANELLAHAHQLFDFADKYRGKYDSSITVAQKYYRSISGYNDELLWAAAWLYHATNNQYYLSYLGNNGDSMGGTGWSMTEFGWDVKYAGVQTLVAKFLMQGKAGHYAPVFERYQQKAEYFMCSCLGKGARNVQKTPGGLIFRQRWNNLQFVSSASFLATVYSDYLASSGRSMKCASGNVAPSELLSFAKSQVDYILGDNPRATSYMVGYGNNYPRQVHHRASSIVSIKVDPTFVSCRGGYATWYSKKASDPNVLTGAIVGGPDAYDNFADERDNYEQTEPATYNNAPIVGILARLNGGHGGYNQLLPVVIPAPNQQKPAPQPKITPAPASTSVPVSIEQKVTTSWIAKGKTYYRYSTIVSNKSAKTLTDLKLTISKLYGPIWGLNKSGDSYAFPSWLNTLPAGKSLEFVYIHSASAADISVSSYTLA from the exons ATGGAGAAGCGTTGTGCACTCTTTTCAATGGCCCCCCTGTTTCTGTTCCTTTGTCTCCCATTTGCTTTTGCTGGGCATGACTATGGTCAAGCTCTCAGTAAGAGTATTCTCTTCTTTGAAGCTCAAAGATCTGGTTACCTTCCCCATGATCAGAGAGTCACTTGGAGGGCTAATTCTGGTCTAAATGACGGCAAGACCAGTGGG GTGGATCTAGTAGGCGGGTACTATGATGCAGGGGACAATGTGAAGTTTGGGCTCCCCATGGCCTTCACGATTACAATGATGTCGTGGAGCATAATAGAATATGGGAAACAAATGGCAGCGAGCGGTGAACTTGGTCATGCCATGGCGGCCGTTAAGTGGGGAACTGACTACCTTATTAAAGCTCACCCTGAACCCTATGTTCTCTACGGGGAG GTGGGAGATGGAAACAGTGACCATTATTGCTGGCAAAGACCGGAGGACATGACCACCGACCGCAGAGCTTATAGGATTGATCCAAGCAATCCAGGGTCGGATCTTGCCGGTGAAACGGCCGCCGCCATGGCTGCCGCCTCCATCGTCTTCCGCCGCTCCAACCCTGCTTATGCCAATGAGCTCCTCGCTCACGCACATCAG CTGTTCGATTTTGCAGACAAGTACAGGGGCAAATATGATAGCAGCATTACTGTTGCCCAAAAGTATTATCGCTCAATTAGTGGATACAAC GATGAATTGCTGTGGGCTGCTGCCTGGTTGTATCACGCAACCAACAATCAATACTACTTGAGCTACCTTGGGAACAATGGTGACTCGATGGGTGGAACTGGTTGGAGTATGACTGAGTTTGGCTGGGATGTCAAGTATGCTGGGGTTCAAACTCTCGTTGCAAAG TTCCTGATGCAAGGCAAAGCCGGACACTATGCACCTGTCTTTGAGAGGTACCAACAGAAGGCTGAGTACTTCATGTGTTCATGCCTTGGTAAGGGCGCCAGGAATGTTCAGAAAACTCCTGGTGGTCTCATTTTCCGCCAGAGGTGGAACAATTTGCAATTTGTCTCCAGTGCCTCCTTCCTGGCTACCGTCTATTCTGACTATCTTGCTTCATCTGGTAGAAGCATGAAGTGTGCATCCGGCAATGTTGCTCCATCTGAGCTTCTCTCTTTTGCAAAATCTCAg gtggatTACATTCTTGGAGATAACCCAAGAGCTACTAGTTACATGGTGGGGTATGGAAACAACTATCCGCGACAAGTTCACCACCGGGCTTCCTCAATTGTTTCCATTAAAGTTGATCCTACGTTTGTCAGCTGCAGAGGTGGTTATGCCACTTGGTATAGCAAGAAAGCAAGTGATCCTAATGTCCTTACTGGTGCTATTGTTGGTGGCCCTGATGCCTATGACAATTTTGCCGATGAAAGGGACAATTATGAGCAAACAGAGCCTGCTACCTACAACAATGCTCCGATTGTTGGTATATTGGCTCGCCTAAATGGTGGTCATGGGGGTTACAACCAGCTGCTTCCAG TGGTGATTCCAGCTCCTAACCAGCAAAAACCAGCACCACAGCCTAAAATAACTCCAGCTCCAG CTTCAACCTCTGTCCCTGTTTCCATAGAGCAGAAGGTGACAACTTCATGGATCGCCAAGGGAAAAACTTACTACAGATATTCCACTATAGTCAGTAACAAGTCCGCTAAGACATTGACAGATCTTAAACTTACAATTTCTAAGCTTTACGGTCCTATATGGGGTCTAAATAAGTCTGGAGATTCTTATGCTTTTCCATCATGGCTCAATACTTTACCTGCCGGAAAAAGTCTCGAGTTTGTTTATATTCATTCAGCCTCTGCTGCAGATATCTCAGTTTCAAGCTACACTTTAGCctga